The genomic segment accctgacccgcgtgatgacgtggagggtctctcccagcgagctcgcttaggcggcctgggactgtcatcagagtcagagccctcagcctgtgatgcctgggacccccttgaagtacggattagttccaactgagggggacctgggaacatagccacagcagtgtccatggtctgagcaactggcctggactgcaaggtctccaggatttttgtcatagtcacagacattttatcagcaaagactgcaaattctgtccccgtcaccggggcagggttcacaggcgtctctgcctgggctaccaccaccatatgctctggctgacgaagtgccactgggactgaacattgcacacaatgagagtcgttggagcctgctggtagattagccccacatgctgtacaagcagtgtatacagcccgtgccttggcacccttgcgttttgtggatgacatgttgctgtctcctcagagcaatataggggtatacagccaagaagcgaccgtacagtgcagtatatatatatatatatatatctggtacaggaaaaagtacaccaatacacactgtggcactagtggggccagcactaatgtgctgcttaccgcccgctaaacgcgggtgtgtggtcgccagaaatccctagtctgggtctcccagagcctgtgtccgtcctccagccagactgcatgcaggaatggctgccggcgtcctgtggaggggggggcgggccctgggcgtgctcagaccaaaagcgggaaacctgcgtcccactgtgcctagtgagagggctggagcatgtaaataaggctccagccctcggcgctgacgattgcacagcgtctgtcccattccctgagtgacagggagggggcgggaacgaagcggagctaggccgcaaaagccggggactaaatttataagcgccgccgccgtaaaagcgcggtcggcgctaagtccccggcgcactacaagtcccagccgcgccgccgctccgagagtggccggcgcggtagttcccagcacatgaagtcacacagctaagctgctgtgactcaaaccccagcgtggagcgctactgtccccggcgcactaacacacccagcaagtctggcgtgtgcgtgcctgtctgtacggggacacagagtacctgaaagttgcagggccttgtccctgaacggtaccccggctccttatccagcaggttcaatgggtctgtggacggagcccggcctcagggcttggaggccggtaagatcccacttcctcagagcccctcagggggatggggaaggaaaacagcatgtgggctccagcctctgtacccgcaatgggtacctcaaccttacaaaccacaagtggggtaagaagggagcatgctgggggccccatatgggccctcttttcttccatccgacatagtcagcagctactgctgactaaacagtggagctatgcgtggatgtctgacctccttcgcacaaagcagaaaactggtgagccagtgatcccactgggggtgtatagccagaaggggaggggccttacactttttagtgtaattgctttgtgtggcctccggaggcagtgctatacacccaatcgtctgggtctcccaatggagcgccgaagaaatttatatatctttttttattatttatttattttttaattatttttctttacCCATGGCTGTTTAgacaaaaatgagaaattgatggcTGAATAATAGCCATTATCTGCCAGGGAGTACGCAGGCTCGGCTTGGGACCCCACATAAAAGGCGAGGAGCCGATGTAGGCCGATTCTCTCCATCGTATGTCGTTAGGGGAGTTAAATTCCCACAATGCAGTTTTTGTTGCAGAAAGTTCTGCATCGGTCACATTTCTCTCTAAAGGGCTTAATTCTTTCATCTGTTGATCTCGTCAACTGCAATTTTTGATGTTTAAAGGGTTATCCCACAGCCAGAATCAGTCTCCTCCCCCCTCTGGCAGCTGCCACTATTGTCGTCTTACCCCCCTTCTAAAGGCAGTGTTCTCAGATATACTGCTGAGGCTGCCGCTTTCCTGACAAGAAGGAAGAAAGGGACTTCTAATGGCTGTTCTGCAGAAAATAAGGCATCGCTGTGCATTGACCACTCTGGGGAGAGATTAatggagcgtgtgtgtcctccagcactcggcctattaggtggaggtgactgagcgtgtgtgtcctccagcactcggcccattaggtggaggtgactgagcgtgtgtgtcctccagcactcgcctcattaggtggaggtgactgagcgtgtgtgtcctccagcactcggctcattaggtggaggtgactgagcgtgtgtgtcctccagcactcggattATAAGGTagaggtgactgagcatgtgtcctccagcactcggctcattaggtggaggtgactgagcgtgtgtgtcctccagcactcggctcattaggtggaggtgactgagcgtgtgtgttctccagcactcggctcattagatggaggtgactgagcgtgtgtgtcctccagcactcgcctcattaggtggaggtgactgagcgtgtgtgtcctccagcactcggcccaTTAGGTGGAggcgactgagcgtgtgtgtcctccagcactctgctcattaggtggaggtgactcagcgtgtgtgtcctccagcactcggcccattaggtggaggtgactgagcgtgtgtgtcctccagcactcggcccattaggtggaggtgactgagcgtgtgtgtcctccagcactcggcccattaggtggaggtgactgagcgtgtgtgtcctccagcactctgcccattaggtggaggtgactgagcgtgtgtgtcctccagcactcggattATAAGgtagaggtgactgagcgtgtgtgtcctccagcactcgcctcattaggtggaggtgactgagcgtgtgtgtcctccagcactcggcccaTTAGGTGGAggcgactgagcgtgtgtgtcctccagcactctgctcattaggtggaggtgactcagcgtgtgtgtcctccagcactctgcccattaggtggaggtgactgagcgtgtgtgtcctccagcactcggattATAAGgtagaggtgactgagcgtgtgtgtcctccagcactcggctcattaggtggaggggactgagcgtgtgtgtcctccagcactcggctcattaggtggaggggactgagcgtgtgtgtcctccagcactcggctcattaggtggaggtgactgagcgtgtgtgtcctccagcactcggctcattaggtggaggggactgagcgtgtgtgttctccagcactcggctcattaggtggaggtgactgagcgtgtgtgtcctccagtactCACTATATGTGGCCATTATGTAACCTCTGGGAACACCAGGTAGCGCTATACAATGTAATTAAATATGACTTGTTCAGTGACTATACGATTAATGATGGGACAAGCCCTTTTATTTGCTTCTTTAGCTGTAGATTATACATTTTATACAGTGAATTGAGGCCAGACAGAAAACTCGTCCGATCTGTGTATACGGGATCAGAGAGAAACGCGCTCACAGCAAACACACAGGACGGGATCAGCGGAGGACGGAGACGAGCGGTGCCGCCCCACGTGACGCTGGAGGACCTCAAGGGCTCCGGAGCGGGGCGGATGCTGTTGATGTCTTGTGAGGACGAGTGTTTTTTTTTTCCCGCTCCGTGTGTTCGGATCCTGGCAGAACACCGGCCCATTACAAAGGATGAGACTGGGGCGACCGTCACGGGAAGAAGCTGCAGGGAGAGAACACTGGATGTCGGCCGCTAATAATACAATCGGGACTCGCCACGGATCTGGTGAAGAATCACAGACGCGGGGAGGTGACCGGGGGAATCCAACCCATCTATGAAGAAGGCACTTGGGGGTCCTCATCCACGGCCGGCGCGTCTAATACTTGCCACGTGTAACACAAGACCACGCGGCGGCATCTTGTGCCACCATCTTGTCTGGGGATTGGAGCGCCACACCCAATAATGTCTCTGAGCCGCCCTCCTGGACCAGTGAGGCCTCCAGTACAACGGCTACTGGTCCTGCACCAGAACACCGAGAAGAAAACCTGCCTAATGATGGGAAAGTTGGGTTATGAGCAAAACACTGGGTCCAGCACCTGAAAGGCCCCCACAGTGATTTCACGAAGATCAGCTGCCACCTGGAGGGTCCAAGACCTGAAGAGGGTGGATAACACTTAGAGTCTTTGACCTTAATATAAGGGGTGGCACCCACCACCTAGAGGTCTGTGACCTGAAGAGGCTGGATAACACAGAGTCTATGACCTTAATATAAGGGGTGACACCCGCCCCATGGACGTCTGTGACCTGATAGCCTGGAGGATCTATGATCTAAAGATGATGGATGGTACCCCCAATTAGGAGGGTCTGTGGCCAACTGAAACTATTGCATGGCACCGATCTCCTGGAGGGTCTGTGACCTGAAGAGGTCGGAGAACACTTGGAGTCTATGACCTTAATATAAGAGGTGGCAGCCATGCCCTGGAGGATCTATGATCTAAAGATGTTGGGTAGCATCTGGAGGATCTATGATCTAAAGATGTTGGGTAGCATCTGGAGGATCTATGATCTAAAGATGTTGGGTAGCATCTGGAGGATCTATGATCTAAAGATGATGGGTGGCACCCCCAACTAGGAAGGTCCATGACCTGATGGGTGGCACCTAGAGGATCTATGATCTAAAGATGATGGGTGACACCCCTAACTAGGAGAGTCCGTGACCTGATGGGTGGCACCTGGAGGATTTATGATCTAAAGATGATGGGTGGCACCCCCAATTAGGAGGGTCCGTGGCCTCCTGAAACTATTGCATGGCACCAATCTCCTGGAGAGTCTGAGACCCCCTGAAATTGCTGGATGGCACCGATCCGGAACACAACTGGTTTTGTTAGAACTTGTGGGGATTTTCTATTTTTTGTGAGTGGTGGTGACTCTACACTGCCTGGTCATGGCCTGGAATTTGGGGTCGTGGTCGCAGGGTCCCACCGCCGGACCATGGACTTATACAGTCAGGTTCAGTCAGTCTCCAGCCGGTGGATGCAGAGCACAGACTTGTTGGGGATCCCGCACTCCTGGAGGGTGCGGCTGAGGTCGGTGAAGCTTCGCCTcggcacctccattgactccacactGCAGTCCTTACACGAGGTCCCCGTCTTCTCCTCCGCTGCTGCCAGGACGGTGAACAATGTGTCCGAGGGGCGGAAGAAGCGCTCAAACCTCTGCCCGGAGTGGGACCTGACGGCCAGGAGCAGCCGGGGCTCCTGTGTGGACGGTGGCTCCTGCACTTTCACCACAGAGTCCTCCATGTTGCTTTGGCCGGTGCCCGCTTCTCCACTCTGCTGCCGGTACAGGGTTTTGGTGCTGTGGCGATCGCGGACCTCGGGGGCCAGCCTCATGGCGCTGGTTCTATGGACCAGTTCATGCTCGGCACTCTGTCTACCACCTGCTGCGCCAATGGAGGGGAGGACGCGGTAGCGGTTGAGGCTGGAGGACGTCGGTCTGCTCGGAAACTGATGGATAAGCTCCGGGATATCGTCCCTGGGACTGGACATTCCTCGTGCTGAAGACACCCTGGGGGTGGGCGAGGAGTGGCAGGGGTAAGCCTCCATGCTGTGGGCGGCACCCTGCGGGGTGGTCCTGGTGCGACCTTTGGCAGATTTGGGTCTTGTTACGTGCATCCTCAGGAGCGGGTCCACTGCGCCACGAGAATTGAGGCCGGTCGGTGCAGAAGCCATCTCTAGTCACCGTACCTGGAAGAAGAAGAGCCAAGTCAGTGTCCTCCATAGCAAAGTGCCCCCCGAATCTGCCCCACGCCTTCTCCCCAACCTAGTAAACCTGGGAGAGCGCACCCCCCCACAAAATGTGCCCCTAACCCCGTATAATCTGCCCCTGGTGTAATCGGGGCCCCCTGTGTGTTGTCAGAGTCCCCCTCCTCCCTGTGTTGTTGGGGCCCACCGAGTGTCATTGCTGCTCCCTGTGTTATCAGTGCCCCACAGGTGTCGTGCTGCCCCTGTGTATTGTCAGTGCCCCCTGTGTTATCACTGCCCCCCTCTCAGTGTCATCGGTGCCCCCTGTGTTATCACTGCCCCCTACCCCGTGTCATCGGTGCCCCCTGTGTTATCACTGCCCCCCTCCCCGTGTCATCAGTGCCCCCGTGTTTTCAGTGCCCCCCTCCCCGTGTCATCAGTGCCCCCTGTATTGTCAGTGCCCCCCTCCCCGTGTCATCAGTGCCCCCTGTATTGTCAGTGCCCCCCTCCCCGTGTCATCAGTGCCCCCTGTATTGTCAGTGCCCCCCTCCCCGTGTcatcagtgccccctctgttatcaCTGCCCCCCTCCCCGTGTCATCAGTGCCCCCTGTGTTAAGACTGCCCCCCTCCCCGTGTCATCAGTGCCCCCTGTTTTATCACTGCCCCTCTCCCCGTGTCATCAGTGCCCCCTGTATTGTCAGTGCCCCCCTCCCCGTGTCATCAGTGCCCCCTGTATTGTCAGTGCCCCCCTCCCCGTGTCATCAGTGCCCCCTGTTATCATTGCCCCCCTCCCCGTGTCATCAGTGCCCCCTGTATTGTCAGTGCCCCCCTCCCCGTGTCATCAGTGCCCCCGTGTTATCATTGCCCCCCTCCCCGTGTCATCAGTGCCCCCTGTTATCACTGCCCCCCTCCCCGTGTCATCAGTGCCCCCTGTGTTGTCAGTGCCCCCCTCCCCGTGTCATCAGTGCCCCCTGCATTGTCAGTGCCCCCCTCCCCGTGTCATCAGTGCCCCCGTGTTATCATTGCCCCCCTCCCCGTGTCATCAGTGCCCCCTGTGTTATCAGTGCCCCCCTCCCCGTGTCATCAGTGCCCCGCTCCTTTCTATGTCAACGATGCCCCGCGTATCGATTGTGTGTTTTCAGTGGCCCCCTCCTTCCCGTATCGTTGGTGCTCCCCGTTATCAGTGGCCCCCGTATCGTTGGTGCTCCCCGTTTGTTATCAGTGGCCCCCGTATCGTTGGTGCTCCCCGTTTGTTATCAGTGGCCCCCGTATCGTTGGTGCTCCCCGTTTGTTATCAGTGGCCCCCGTATCGTTGATGCTCCCCGTGTGCTATCAATGCCCCCGTGTCTTTGGTGTCCCCCGAATCGTTGGCGTTCCCCGTGTGCTATCTGTGCCCTTGTATCGTTGGTGATCCCTCCGGCCCCCCTCCTCCCAGTGTCATTGGTGCCCCCCAATACTCCATACAGTTGGGAGTCTCCCCACCCAGGAAATAAATAGGCCGCAGCTGGTAGACCCTCCATGAACTCCTCGTCCTGATCTTAGGGGGTCTGTTTCCTCATAGATGTGTTATGTGTCGGTAATTGCAGAGGGAGGTGGGGTTGGGAGGGCACTGCTGTGGATTCTGGACCCCAATATCCTATCATTAGCATCCGCCGCCTCCTGCAGGCACTGCCCAAACCACCCCCGACCCCCAGAGGGCGCCCTCCTAATTCTGTCACCAGCACCCCATTATACATAGTCTACACACCCCTATGAATGGTACATTCCAGCAGGACCACTCGTGATCTGCTGCAGCCGATCGGCATAATCCATTACTAATAGGGGTGTGAATATATCGGCTCTCACCTGCCGCCACCACCCGCATTTATATCCCGCGTCACCCGCAGCCTGTCCGGTAACCCGCTCATTCTCCGCTAATAAACCGCCCCGGGGGTTACCTGTCCACGGACACCCTTATCGCCGCCATCTGCGGCTAGTAAACAACCCCGTCTCCCGGGGTAACCATGCGTCACTCGCTGCTCTGACGTCACCACGCTTAACAGGAAGGTAATAGATGTCGCTGACCAGGCGGCGGCCATATTATTGGTTGGCTACAGTTTCTTTTACTTACAAGTATTTCTGCCTAAAAATATTGTTTTGCACTTTCATTTCACTTAACATTTCGTCCCTTTTGCCCCCTGTGGCCTCTGGGCTGAGCTCATTTGGACAGGGAGGTTTTAACTCTTTTTTTTTCCGCTCCTCTCTGCTGATTTATGACcagagaccacatcaaagttgaatgtggagGAAACAAAGAGCTTGAAAAAGGCGAATAGTGCCAAAGTTTTAATAAAAATGAATTGCAAAAATTAGTTTTAGTGCCAAATATATAaattgaataataataaaaaaaatgtttcccaAAAGTGGACACTCCCTTTAAATTTCACCTATTGGTCTTTGGTACAGGGGACATTTGCAGTGTGAGGCTCATAGCTAGCGGGTGAGAGTCTATGGTAGCGCCCCGATGGCAGTCCATGTGGCCAATGACAGATCCCTAGTATTGTAGATGTAAAGCGATCGTCTGCAGCTTCCCCCAATCATCATCCATTGTCATCCTGTGAATAGAAAAATACAAAACAATCAGAAATCTCCTGTCCTCTTCCCATCCCCCCTGATTTGGGCCATAGTCCTGACTTTATGCAGTGCACTTGCAGTACCACTTATCTCCCACTAGGTGGCGATGTTCGATAGTTTTGCAAAAAGCATAAAAATCTTcgagggaaaaaaaaccccaagtTGATTAAAAATGTAACATCCAGgatccacatacacacatttacccacactcccttactggggccggtcaccgcatacacacatttacccacactcccttactggggccggtcaccacatacacacatttacccacactcccttactggggccggtcaccgcatacacacattcccccacactcccttactggggccggtcaccacatacacacattcccccacactcccttactggggccggtcaccgcatacacacatttacccacactccattactggggccggtcaccacatacacacattcccccacactcccttactgggatacggtcaccgcatacacacatttacccatactcccttactggggccggtcaccacatacacacattcccccacactccattactgggatacggtcaccgcatacacacatttacccatactcccttactggggccggtcaccacatacacacattcccccacactcccttactgggatacggtcaccacatacacacattcccccacactcccttactggggccggtcaccacatacacacatttacccacactccattactggggccggtcaccacatacacacattcccccacactcccttactggggccggtcaccacatacacacattcccccacactcccttactggggccggtcaccgcatacacacatttacccacactcccttactggggccggtcaccacatacacacatttacccacactcccttactggggccggtcaccgcatacacacattcccccacactcccttactggggccggtcaccacatacacacatttacccacactccattactggggccggtcaccacatacacacattcacccacactccattactggggccggtcaccacatacacacattcacccacactccattactggggccggtcaccacatacacacattcacccacactccattactggggccggtcaccacatacacacattcccccacactccattactggggccggtcaccacatacacacatttacccatactcccttactggggccggtcaccacatacacacattcccccacactcccttactggggccggtcaccacatacacacattcccccacactcccttactggggccggtcaccacatacacacatttacccatactcccttactggggccggtcaccacatacacacatttacccatactcccttactggggccggtcaccacatacacacattcccccacactcccttactggggccggtcaccacatacacacattcccccacactcccttactggggccggtcaccacatacacacattcccccacactcccttactggggccggtcaccacatacacacattcccccacactcccttactggggccggtcaccgcatacacacattcccccacactcccttactggggccggtcaccacatacacacatttacccatactcccttactggggccggtcaccacatacacacatttacccatactcccttactggggccggtcaccacatacacacattcccccacactcccttactggggccggtcaccacatacacacattcccccacactcccttactggggccggtcaccacatacacacattcccccacactccattactgggatacggtcaccgcatacacacattcccccacactcccttactggggccggtcaccacatacacacattcccccacactcccttactggggccggtcaccacatacacacattcccccacactcccttactggggccggtcaccacatacacacattcccccacactcccttactggggccggtcaccacatacacacattcccccacactcccttactggggccggtcaccacatacacacattcccccacactcccttactggggccggtcaccccatacacacattcccccacactcccttactggggccggtcaccacatgcacacattccccccacactcctttactggggccggtcaccacatacacacattcccccacactcccttactggggccggtcaccacatacacacattcccccacactccattactgggatacggtcaccgcatacacacatttacccacactcccttactggggccggtcaccccatacacacattcccccacactcccttactggggccggtcaccacatacacacattcccccacactcccttactggggccggtcaccacatacacacattcccccacactcccttactggggccggtcaccccatacacacattccccccacactcctttactggggccggtcaccacatacacacattcccccacactcccttactggggccggtcaccacatacacacattcccccacactcccttactggggccggtcaccacatacacacattcccccacactcccttactggggccggtcaccacatacacacattcccccacactcccttactggggccggtcaccacatacacacattcccccacactccattactgggatacggtcaccgcatacacacattcccccacactcccttactggggccggtcaccacatacacacattcccccacactcccttactggggccggtcaccacatacacacattcccccacactcccttactggggccggtcaccacatacacacattcccccacactccattactggggctggtcaccacatacacacattcccccacactccattactggggccggtcaccgcatacacacattcccccacactcccttactggggccggtcaccacatacacacattcccccacactcccttactggggccggtcaccacatacacacatttacccacactcccttactggggccggtcaccacatacacacattcccccacactcccttactggggctggtcaccacatacacacattcccccacactccattactggggccggtcaccacatacacacattcccccacactccattactggggccggtcaccgcatacacacattcccccacactcccttactggggccggtcaccacatacacacattcccccacactcccttactggggccggtcaccacatacacacattcccccacactcccttactggggccggtcaccacatacacacattcccccacactcccttactggggccggtcaccacatacacacattcccccacactcccttactggggccggtcaccacatacacacacattcccccacactcccttactggggccggtcaccacatacacacattcccccacactcctttactggggccggtcaccacatacacacattcccccacactcccttactggggccggtcaccacatacacacattcccccacactcccttactggggccggtcaccacatacgcacatatccccacactcccttactggggccggtcaccacatacacacattcacccacacttccttactggggccggtcaccacatacacacattcccccacactcccttactggggacggtcaccacatacacacattcccccacactcccttactggggccggtcaccacatacacacattcccccacactcccttactggggccggtcaccacatacacacacattcccccacactcccttactggggccggtcaccacatacacacattcccccacactcctttactggggccggtcaccacatacacacattcccccacactcccttactggggccggtcaccacatacacacattcccccacactcccttactggggccggtcaccacatacgcacatatccccacactcccttactggggccggtcaccacatacacacattcacccacacttccttactggggccggtcaccacatacacacattcccccacactcccttactggggccggtcaccacatacacacattcccccacactcccttactggggacggtcaccacatacacacattgccccacactcccttactggggccggtcaccacatgcacacattcccccacactcccttactggggccggtcaccacatacacacattcccccacactcccttactggggccggtcaccacatacacacattcgcccacactcccttactggagctagtcaccacatacacacattcccccacactcccttactggggccggtcaccacatacacacattcccccacactcccttactggggccggtcaccacatacgcacatatccccacactcccttactggggccggtcaccacatacacacattcacccacactcccttactggggccggtcaccacatacacacattcccccacactcccttactggggacggtcaccacatacacacattcccccacactcccttactggggccggtcaccacatacacacattcccccacactcccttactggggccggtcaccacatacacacattcccccacactcccttactggggccggtcaccacatacacacattccccacactcccttactggggctgttctccacatacacacattcccccacactcccttactggggctgttctccacatacacacattcccccacactcccttactggggccggtcaccacatacacacattcccccacactcccttactggggccggtcaccacatacacacattcccccacactcccttactggggccggtcaccacatacacacatttccccacactccctta from the Anomaloglossus baeobatrachus isolate aAnoBae1 chromosome 11, aAnoBae1.hap1, whole genome shotgun sequence genome contains:
- the UBXN10 gene encoding UBX domain-containing protein 10; translation: MASAPTGLNSRGAVDPLLRMHVTRPKSAKGRTRTTPQGAAHSMEAYPCHSSPTPRVSSARGMSSPRDDIPELIHQFPSRPTSSSLNRYRVLPSIGAAGGRQSAEHELVHRTSAMRLAPEVRDRHSTKTLYRQQSGEAGTGQSNMEDSVVKVQEPPSTQEPRLLLAVRSHSGQRFERFFRPSDTLFTVLAAAEEKTGTSCKDCSVESMEVPRRSFTDLSRTLQECGIPNKSVLCIHRLETD